One genomic region from Calypte anna isolate BGI_N300 chromosome 8, bCalAnn1_v1.p, whole genome shotgun sequence encodes:
- the EFCAB7 gene encoding EF-hand calcium-binding domain-containing protein 7, with product MQESMAGSPEDDASLSVQKVTGSESSQAKKSQHAEEAIFYKNCRAAYLTVLKSSLENIKSKEQLSLVLQQAGRNPSQKTVNKYWTSQTTTLNFDDFCTILKKEKPATKTDLLEAFEKIDTDNTGYILHDELYKILTMRGEKMTRDEVSAIIKQADFNCRGKLDYHKFCDLYVATRERCCEAARERLEADGRWRQQQFGSQAETSSEGTPLPVSKPSPRISRKTDPKLPPTKGESRTPSRPSSAQSCKASVSTTLSMGPSSNRHTKLIEPDTMKEWPCAQSKGCFYLEEDGEIISHKYKLYLPQKSAVCITIKPLSIPQGEGKYCHWLSVDTALYILKENETQENLQLVSFTEQQNKEMLGWKGELGSGVYWLLPFTTGCRLKKAKTPITGEAKLVSRDEDGELALTKEFRAALLDIFETIDLDGNGLLSLEEYNFFELRTSGEKCDEEAWAVCKENFDMKRNELTRQGFMDLNLMEANDREGDPSDLWVTLLSLGYNKALEMTEACPFVIDISAEKCKPKIKPIYLEAGSWQLNRAICKSVVNKGEAKVMDSCENIIIYTYKGGRRITSVIGNKSENKVIIHVNNEKSKNCLSSRGLMVFAVEVAPKSMMVSQHVMPLNEQEEWIYNCVHSLLS from the exons ATGCAGGAAAG CATGGCTGGCAGTCCTGAGGATGATGCATCCCTCTCTGTTCAGAAGGTCACAGGCTCAGAAAGTTCCCAAGCAAAGAAGTCCCAGCATGCTGAAGAAGCAATCTTCTACAAGAACTGCCGAGCAGCTTACCTAACTGTTCTAAAAAGCAGTTTGGAAAACATTAAATCCAAAGAACAACTCAGTTTAG TACTTCAACAGGCTGGAAGGAATCCATCTCAGAAGACAGTTAATAAATACTGGACTTCACAAACAACTACACTGAATTTTGATGATTTTtgtactattttaaaaaaagaaaaaccagctACAAAAACTGACCTGCTGGAAGCATTTGAGAAAATAGACACAGATAACACTGGATATATATTACATGATGAACTTTATAAAATCCTTACAATG agaggTGAAAAAATGACTCGGGATGAAGTGAGTGCCATTATTAAACAAGCTGATTTTAACTGCAGGGGCAAACTTGACTACCACAAG TTCTGTGACTTGTACGTGGCAACGCGTGAGCGGTGCTGCGAGGCTGCACGAGAGAGGCTGGAGGCTGATGGTCgatggaggcagcagcagtttgGAAGTCAAGCTGAAACTTCCTCTGAAGGGACCCCGTTGCCAGTGTCAAAGCCATCACCCAGAATCTCCAGGAAAACTGATCCCAAACTGCCACCAACAAAAG GTGAGAGCAGAACTCCTTCAAGACCCTCATCAGCTCAGAGTTGCAAGGCATCTGTTTCCACCACACTCAGCATGGGTCCCAGCAGCAACAGGCACACAAAGCTAATTGAGCCAGACACAATGAAG GAATGGCCATGTGCACAATCCAAAGGATGCTTCTACTTAGAAGAAGATGGTGAAATTATTAGTCACAAGTACAAGTTGTACTTACCCCAAAAGTCTGCAGTATGTATCACCATCAAGCCTTTAAGCATTCCTCAGGGAGAAG gaaaatattGCCATTGGTTGTCAGTGGATACAGCTTTGTATatcctgaaggaaaatgaaacccAAGAAAATCTCCAGCTTGTGAGCTTTActgaacaacaaaacaaagag ATGTTGGGATGGAAAGGGGAGCTTGGATCAGGAGTTTACTGGCTACTCCCATTCACCACAGGCTGTAGGTTAAAGAAGGCAAAAACTCCAATTACTGGAGAAGCAAAATTGGTGTCTAGAGATGAAGATGGAGAACTGGCTCTGACCAAAGAGTTCAG aGCTGCTTTATTAGATATATTTGAAACAATTGATCTGGATGGAAATGGCCTTTTGAGTCTGGAGGAATACAATTTCTTTGAACTGAGAACCAGTGGTGAGAAATGTGATGAGGAAGCATGGGCTGTGTGTAAGG AGAACTTTGATATGAAGAGAAATGAGCTCACCAGACAAGGATTTATGGATCTGAATCTCATGGAAGCCAACGACCGTGAAGGGGACCCCAGTGACCTCTGGGTCACTTTGTTGTCTCTGGGCTACAATAAAGCACTAGAAATGACTGAG GCATGCCCTTTTGTCATTGAcatctctgcagaaaaatgcaaaccCAAAATTAAACCCATATATCTAGAGGCAGGCAGCTGGCAACTCAACAGGGCTATTTGCAAGTCTGTTGTTAATAAAGGAGAGGCCAAAGTAATGGACAGCTGTGAAAACATCATCATCTATACCTACAAAGGGGGCAGGAGAATCACTTCTGTCATTGGAAATAAG tcTGAAAACAAAGTGATTATTCATGTCAACAATGAGAAGAGTAAGAACTGCCTAAGCAGTAGGGGCCTTATGGTTTTTGCAGTGGAAGTGGCACCAAAATCCATGATG GTTTCTCAACACGTGATGCCCCTGAATGAGCAGGAAGAATGGATTTATAATTGTGTGCATTCCCTCTTaagttaa